GGCTCGAGCCATGGCGGATACTGCGGTAATCGAGACAACTGAGAATACGTTCAGGCGCGGCGAGGCGCGAGACCGACGGGATGCGGGCCGCCCGCTGGGCCCGCAGGCGTACTGAAACGTACGTCGGAGGGCCACGCGGGCGGCACGCGCCCGTCCGGCTCGATGCATCCGCCTTCGCTCAAGGCTTCGGCGCGACCAGTCGCCGCGCAGGACGAGCGACTTTCCTGATGGTCCGTTGTCGGTTACTTCCCTGCGACGAGGCGCGGCCAGACGTGCTGGAAGACGGGTTCGGCGGGCCTGCCGGCGGCGAAGGCGTACCGAGAGCGTACGTCGAGCCGCCGGCAGGCCGGCCGGACCCGTATAACAGTGCGTATGGTCCGTGCTTGCTCTACTCCCAGTAGGGCGTGTAGCCGAAATACGAGTACACCTTCAGCCCCCACCTTCGGTCCGCGAGGATCGCCCGTCCGCCCGGTGCGATCGCCGGCGCGTTCTTCAGCATCGTGCGATCGACGCGCACGGTGACCGTGTCGCCGGCGTCGACGGAGAGCAGGCGCACCGGCATCGCGAAGAGTCGGTCGGCCCGAACGAAGCCGCCGAACGAAAGGAGCGCGTAGGCGAGCCGGTCGGCATCGAGATCCACGACGAGGTCCTCGACGCGCCCGAGGGGCTCGCCGCCGCCGTCGCACGCGGGTCTGCCGATGAGATCGGCGACCGAGGCCAGGCGCAGCGGGGATGCGGCGGTCATGGATCCTCCGTTCGCGAAAACGAGAGGGGCCGGATCGCTCCGGCCCCGTCGAAAGAATAAAGAATCAGGCTGTCGGCGTTGGCCGTCAGCGCTTCCGCTCCATGTCGGAGGACCCGCTTTCGCCTGTTCTCGAGCGCTGCCCGGGCGACCCGGACGAGCCGGTGCCCTGCGACGAGCCGTCGCCGTGGCGAGAGCCGAGGTTCTTCTCGCGGTCCTTGTCGAGCGAACGGTCGCCCGGGCTTCCCGGATCCCGGCTGCCGAGATCGCGGCTGGGGTCCGAATACGATTTCCTGTCGGTCATTCTTGCGCTCCTTTCGGGGTCGATCCCCGGGTGATACGCGGGGCGCCATTGCCCCACCCGGAGAAAGGAGCAAGATTCGTTCCCGAATGTCTTGGAATATATTGAAAACAGGCCACTTCCATCATTCCGTCCAAGGGCGGGGAAGGGGAAGCTTACCGGTCGGTCCCCGAGCGCAGGAGCCGGGGGACCGCGAAGAGGGCCGCGCCGTAGAGCGCGAACGCCGCAAACCGGGAAGCCGGCGTGCCGTGCGGGAGGTCGTCGAAGAGCAGCTTGACGGCGCCGACGACGAGCAGCGGGTAGACGACGAAGCGGAGATCGCGCCGGCGTCCTTTCGCGAAGGCGGCGAGCAGTACGGAGCTCGCGGCGATGACCGCCATCCTTTCGATCGGAACCGCGCGAGTCACCGGAACCGCCGGGGAGGCGCGCCCGAGAAGCGCCATCGCGACCACTCCCGCTCCCGCCGCGGCGACGGCGACGGCGACGAGCCGCGCGACGCGCTCGATCACGCCCGGCGGCCCGCCCCGAAACAGGAGCGCGGCGGCGAATGCGAACCCGGCGCCGGCGAGAGCCGCCGGAGAGAGCGCGAGGGGAGGACCCGAGGGCGGGAGCAGGAACGCCTCGAACACCGCGCGCCCGAGGCCGCAGGAGGCCGCGGCGAAGAGCAGAACGGCCCCGTGGCCCGCGAGCGTGCCGCGATGCGCGCCGCGTGCCGCCGCGAGCGCGGCGGCGGCCGCTCCCCAGAACAGCGCCCGCGGGAAAGGCGCGAGCGCGACGGCCGCACCGAAGACCGCCATGAGAAGCCCGAGGGAGGTCGACAGGTGGAAGTTCGCGGCGAGACCCGCGCGGGAGAAGAAACGGAATGCGACCGCGTAGAACGCGAACGCGGCCGCCAGCGCCGCCGCGGCGATCGCGGGCTCTCCGCCGACGCCGGAATGCGCGATCGCGACCGCTCCTCCGAAGCCGGCGAGGAGAGCCGCGCCCGACTGGATCGACTCGAACGCCGTCGCCTCGCGGCGGCGGGACACGAGACGCACGCCGAAGACCGCGAGAGTCGAAAGCGGAAGGGCCAGAGCCACGGCGAGCGAGAGCGCCGGCAATACCGCGCGGTACGCGTCGGGAAGCCCTCCGTCGCGGGCGACGACCGCGGCGAGCGCCACTACCGCGAGGTCGGCGCCGCCGGCCGCGAGCCAGCGGGGCCCCGGCCACCTCCGGGCATACGCGAGGATTTCCGTCGCGGCGGCGAGCGCGATGAGCGCCGCCGCGGCGAGATCGATCCGGCCGGATGCGGGCGTGAGCGCGGCGAGGAGGACGAGCGACGCCGCGGTCGCCGTCCACGCGAGCGCCGAACCGGGCTGCCGTCCGGCGGCGGCGAGCGCGATCGCCGTAACGGCCGACGCCGCCGCGATCGCGCCGGCCGGCGAGAAGACCGACAGCCGGACGGTCGCTTCCCAGATCAGCGGGAACGCGATCGCGATGCCGGTGACCCCATGGAACGCCGCGCCGGCGGCGCCGCCGGACACCCGGAAAGCGAGGAACAGCCAGAGGATCCCGTAGGCGAGCCCGACGGCCACTCCGGCCTCGCGCGACACGGTCCCGCTCTCGGTCAGCGCGCGGATCAGAAAGCCGCCGCCGAGGACGAAGACGGTGCGCCCGAGGATCGAGAGGACGGTTCCGGCCCCGGAGAGCGCTCCGGCCACGGCCGGGGCCCCGGGCGCGGCCGGGGCCGCGGAAGCCGGCAGCGGCGGCGGCGTCCCGGGCGAGAGCCGCTCCTCCGCCCGCCGGAGCCTTTCTTCCAGCCGGTCGAGCCGCCGCTCGATCTCTCCGACCCGGTCGATCATCGGCGCTCTCCCCGCGCGCCCGGCGGCTTCAGGCCGCCGCTTCGGGCGCTTCGGCTGCCTTTTTCTCCTCCGCCCACGGGGGCAGCAGGACGATGAGGCCGGCCAGGATCACGAACGGGAGGACGAGCAGCGCGATCGCGGGAAGCAGCCCCTCGCGCGTCGCGAAAGCCATCTTGTAGGTCGTGTAGCCGAGGAAGCTCTTCGAGAAGAGCTGGCCGCCGATGACGACGTTCCAGCGCATCGCGAAGATGCCGACGAGTGCGAGCGATCCGGCGATCGAATAGAACGTCTTCCGGGCCGGCTCGGAGAGGCGCACGAGCTGCGTCAGCGCGAGGAGCGCCAGGGGCACGAGGGTTCCGAGGCCGATCTGTACGACGATCTGGGAGACGTAGAGGCGCGTGTGCACCATGAAGTCGAGGCTCTTGAACGACTCGTCCGCCTCGTAGATGCGGTGGATGAGGTCGAGCATCTCGAGCGAGAAGTCGATCAGGAACGCGTAGAAGAAGTAGCGCGCGATCGTGTCCACGCAGGGCATGTCGATCTCCCGGCCTTTGAGGAAGCTGATCGCCATATACACGAGCAGGACGAGGGCGATCCCGGAGACGATGGCCGAGAACAGGAAGACGATGGGCATCAGCGGCGTCGACCACCAGGGATTCGCCTTCACGGAGCCGAAGATGAAGCCGACGTAGCCGTGGAGGAGGAACGCGGAAGGAATGCCGATGATCGTGATGAACCGGCCCACCCGGTCGTCGATCGCGAGGGCGCCTTCGGAAATGTTGTCGGATCCGAGCGCGAGGACCCGGTAGAGCGTCCTCTTCCATCCGCGGCTCGCGCGCGCCGTCAGCACGATGTCCTTCCGGTAATCGAGCCAGATCTCGAGGACGAGAACGGCCATGAGATACCAGAGGTAGACGAATCCGAACATCGCCATCGCGGAGGAGGTGTGCGGGGTGAGGTACATCTCGATCGACCGCTCGGGGTGCCCCAGGTGGAGCTGGAGCGGAAGCGGCGCGACGAGGAGGAACGCGAGCGCCGTCAGGAGCGCCAGCCGGTACGTCGGCTTGACCGCGGCGACGTTGAAGACCCTCTCGAGCGAGGCGAGGATGAACGCGCCGGCAACGAGCCCGGTGATGAACGGATAGAGAACGATGAGGACGCTCCACTGGAGATCCACCTCGTTCGGATACATGTAGCCTTCGACGGCGTGCACGAGCGCGGACGTGTCCATCCCTTCTCTCCTACCGGACCGAGCCGTCGAGGCCGTTGTAAAACGCCTTCGAGCCGGTCGCCATCTGGGGTTTGAGAACCTGCACCTTGTGGTCGCGCAGGAACGCGTGGATCGGGTCCTTCGGGTTCTTCAGGTCGCCGATCATCCGCGCGCCCGTCGGGCAGTTCTCGACGCACGCGGGGAGCAGTCCCTTCGTGATCCGGTGATAGCAGAGATTGCACTTGTCCACGGTGTGGGTCCGCGGGTCGATGTACCGGCAGCCGTACGGGCAGGCCTGCACGCAGTAGCGGCACCCGAGGCAGTACGACTTGTCGACGAGGACGACGCCGTCGGGGCTCACGAACGTCGCGCCGACGGGACACACCTGGACGCAGGGGGAGTGAGCGCAGTGGTTGCAGAGTTTCGGCACGAAGAAGGTCCGCGCGCCGTCGTTTTTGGCGTACTTGTCGGGGAAGCCGTCGTATCCGCCGTTCGGGGAATCGACGTCGGGGTGCTCCATGTCCTCGCCGCGCACGTGGTAGCGCTCGACCCAGGTCCGGAAGTATTCCGCCTCGAGCGGCACGTTGTTCTCGGCCTTGCAGGCGCGCACGCAGTTGCCGCACCCGATGCATTTCTCGATGTCGAGGATCATCGCCCACCAGTGGTCGGCGACGGCGTAGGCCGCCGGCTCGGGCGTGGCGCCCGCGAGGAAGGTTTCGATCACTTTCGCCGTCGCGGCGGTGACGATCAGGTACTTCCCGGCCGTGGCGAAGAGCTCGCGGCGATCCAGGGTCATGACTTCTTCTCCTCCTGCTGCTCCGGGTGATGCGGCTGGTGGCATGACGTGCACTCGACGCCCCCCGCGTGCTCATCGGGATCGATCTGGGGGAACTTCGCCGGCCGTCCCGCGATCGAGCGGTGGCAGGTCAGGCAAAGGCGCTCCGGGGCGAGCTTCGCCGGTTTCACGTCGGGATTGTCGGCGTGGCTCGCGAGCGGGCCGTGGCACGCCTCGCAGCGGACCGTCGCGTGCAGGCTCCCCTTCTGCGCGTCGGCGACGTCGCTGTGGCAGTCGAGGCAGGCGGGCTTTCCGGCGTAGGAGACGGCCCTCTTCTGGTTGTCGGCGAGAGCGCCGGCCCGGTAGTGGCCGTATCGGCCGAAGTCGGACGGCACGAGCAGCCCGCGCATCACGAAGAACGCCGCGATCCCCGCACCGAAGAGCGCCGCAACTCGCAGGAGATGGCTGCCGTCGCGAAGGAGTTTTTTCATCGTGCTTTTTCCTGCGCTGAATCTAGGGGCCGCGGAAAAGTCTCCACAGGTGCAAACGCATCATTTCGATCGAATGCGCGCCGGTA
The DNA window shown above is from Thermoanaerobaculia bacterium and carries:
- a CDS encoding multiheme c-type cytochrome, translated to MKKLLRDGSHLLRVAALFGAGIAAFFVMRGLLVPSDFGRYGHYRAGALADNQKRAVSYAGKPACLDCHSDVADAQKGSLHATVRCEACHGPLASHADNPDVKPAKLAPERLCLTCHRSIAGRPAKFPQIDPDEHAGGVECTSCHQPHHPEQQEEKKS
- the nrfD gene encoding NrfD/PsrC family molybdoenzyme membrane anchor subunit, whose product is MDTSALVHAVEGYMYPNEVDLQWSVLIVLYPFITGLVAGAFILASLERVFNVAAVKPTYRLALLTALAFLLVAPLPLQLHLGHPERSIEMYLTPHTSSAMAMFGFVYLWYLMAVLVLEIWLDYRKDIVLTARASRGWKRTLYRVLALGSDNISEGALAIDDRVGRFITIIGIPSAFLLHGYVGFIFGSVKANPWWSTPLMPIVFLFSAIVSGIALVLLVYMAISFLKGREIDMPCVDTIARYFFYAFLIDFSLEMLDLIHRIYEADESFKSLDFMVHTRLYVSQIVVQIGLGTLVPLALLALTQLVRLSEPARKTFYSIAGSLALVGIFAMRWNVVIGGQLFSKSFLGYTTYKMAFATREGLLPAIALLVLPFVILAGLIVLLPPWAEEKKAAEAPEAAA
- a CDS encoding 4Fe-4S dicluster domain-containing protein — its product is MTLDRRELFATAGKYLIVTAATAKVIETFLAGATPEPAAYAVADHWWAMILDIEKCIGCGNCVRACKAENNVPLEAEYFRTWVERYHVRGEDMEHPDVDSPNGGYDGFPDKYAKNDGARTFFVPKLCNHCAHSPCVQVCPVGATFVSPDGVVLVDKSYCLGCRYCVQACPYGCRYIDPRTHTVDKCNLCYHRITKGLLPACVENCPTGARMIGDLKNPKDPIHAFLRDHKVQVLKPQMATGSKAFYNGLDGSVR
- a CDS encoding PRC-barrel domain-containing protein — translated: MTAASPLRLASVADLIGRPACDGGGEPLGRVEDLVVDLDADRLAYALLSFGGFVRADRLFAMPVRLLSVDAGDTVTVRVDRTMLKNAPAIAPGGRAILADRRWGLKVYSYFGYTPYWE